One Solidesulfovibrio fructosivorans JJ] DNA window includes the following coding sequences:
- a CDS encoding sigma-54-dependent transcriptional regulator, with product MAKILVIDDDAHIREVCKLVIESMGYEVTAKPSLTKGLEALDAQPYDVVYLDVDLPDGNGLLSIPKITDRDKAPEVIIFTGASYPNGAELAIKNGAWDYIEKPATAESMTLPLIRALQYRKEKFAHRPPTVALKRDGIIGNSQRVAACLDLVAQAANADANTLITGETGTGKELFARAIHDNSERAEGPFVVVDCSSLTETLIESVLFGHAKGAFTGAEKKQEGLIKQADKGTLFLDEVGELPFAQQKAFLRVLQERRFRPVGAKEEETSDFRLVAATNKDLEAMVDAGDFRNDLLFRLRTMHIHIPPLRQRGEDIRELAIYYMNAFCKKYKVPLKGFSPEFLDSLTEYDWPGNVRELVNLMENIIVRAQFEPTLYPKHLPPEVRIRIMSGKRQEAASGLEAELAPSVEQAASAPAEMTITPFDNYKKETEFRYFKALMQQAGGDIHKACEMSDLGKQSLYRYLRIHSIPTRQ from the coding sequence ATGGCGAAGATTTTGGTCATCGACGACGACGCCCATATTCGGGAAGTGTGCAAGCTGGTCATCGAAAGCATGGGCTACGAGGTCACGGCCAAACCCAGCCTGACCAAGGGACTCGAGGCCCTGGACGCGCAGCCTTACGACGTGGTCTACCTCGACGTGGACTTGCCCGACGGCAACGGCCTGTTGTCCATTCCCAAGATCACCGACCGCGACAAGGCGCCGGAAGTCATCATCTTCACCGGGGCCAGCTACCCCAACGGCGCGGAACTGGCGATCAAAAACGGGGCCTGGGACTATATCGAAAAGCCGGCCACGGCCGAGTCCATGACCCTGCCGCTGATCCGCGCCCTGCAATACCGCAAGGAAAAATTCGCCCATCGCCCCCCCACCGTGGCCCTCAAGCGCGACGGCATCATCGGCAACAGCCAGCGCGTGGCCGCCTGCCTGGACCTCGTGGCCCAGGCCGCCAACGCCGACGCCAACACGCTCATCACCGGCGAGACCGGCACCGGCAAGGAACTTTTCGCCCGGGCCATCCACGACAACAGCGAACGGGCCGAGGGGCCCTTCGTGGTGGTCGACTGCTCAAGCCTCACGGAAACGCTCATCGAATCCGTGCTGTTCGGCCATGCCAAGGGCGCGTTTACCGGCGCGGAGAAAAAGCAGGAAGGGCTCATCAAGCAGGCCGACAAGGGCACGCTCTTTCTCGACGAGGTGGGCGAACTCCCTTTTGCCCAGCAAAAGGCGTTCTTGCGCGTGCTCCAGGAACGCCGCTTCCGCCCGGTCGGGGCCAAGGAGGAGGAAACGAGCGATTTCCGGCTCGTGGCCGCCACCAACAAGGACCTGGAAGCCATGGTCGACGCCGGCGATTTCCGAAACGACCTGCTCTTTCGCCTGCGCACCATGCACATCCACATCCCGCCGCTTCGCCAGCGCGGCGAGGATATCCGGGAACTGGCCATCTATTACATGAACGCCTTTTGCAAAAAGTACAAAGTGCCGCTCAAAGGCTTTTCCCCGGAATTCCTCGACAGCCTCACGGAATACGACTGGCCGGGCAACGTGCGCGAGCTGGTCAACCTCATGGAAAACATCATCGTGCGCGCCCAGTTCGAACCGACGCTCTACCCCAAGCACCTGCCGCCCGAAGTGCGCATCCGCATCATGAGCGGCAAGCGCCAGGAAGCGGCAAGCGGACTGGAAGCGGAACTCGCGCCCTCGGTCGAGCAAGCCGCCTCCGCCCCGGCGGAGATGACCATCACGCCCTTCGACAACTACAAGAAGGAAACCGAGTTCCGCTATTTCAAGGCGCTCATGCAGCAGGCCGGCGGCGATATCCACAAGGCCTGCGAGATGTCCGACCTCGGCAAGCAAAGCCTCTACCGCTACCTGCGCATCCACAGCATCCCGACACGTCAGTAA
- a CDS encoding methyltransferase domain-containing protein, whose product MTAQIRGHFDRAGATYEAAARVQRLVAARLAALCPPVLSGRVLEIGAGSGLLTRNLTPRLAPGAAYAALDISPGMLTHAAMPGAQRLAADGERPPFLPGTFDFLASASAMHWYADPARSIAANLRLLRPGGGFAIALYVQGTLGELEEASRATGFGSVYPMRPAAYYKTLFTDLTGGLAEFEEKRHAVTYDSVGELLRALKGAGVTHTPGTKAGSPARYREFVRYYENRFGGDAGIRATYATLYVRGRRALGAS is encoded by the coding sequence ATGACGGCGCAGATTCGCGGGCATTTCGACCGGGCCGGGGCCACATATGAGGCCGCCGCCCGGGTCCAGCGGCTGGTGGCCGCGCGGCTGGCGGCGCTCTGTCCGCCGGTCCTTTCCGGGCGCGTGCTGGAGATCGGAGCCGGAAGCGGCCTGCTTACGCGAAACCTCACCCCGCGCCTGGCTCCCGGGGCGGCCTACGCGGCCCTGGACATCTCCCCCGGCATGCTGACCCACGCGGCCATGCCCGGAGCACAGAGGCTCGCGGCCGACGGCGAACGCCCGCCCTTTTTGCCGGGAACTTTCGATTTTCTGGCCTCGGCCTCGGCCATGCACTGGTACGCCGATCCGGCCAGATCCATCGCGGCCAATCTGCGGCTGTTGCGACCCGGCGGCGGTTTCGCCATCGCGCTCTATGTGCAAGGGACGCTTGGCGAACTCGAAGAGGCGTCGCGGGCCACGGGCTTCGGCTCGGTCTATCCCATGCGGCCGGCGGCTTATTACAAGACGCTCTTCACGGACCTGACCGGCGGACTGGCGGAATTCGAGGAAAAGCGCCATGCGGTGACGTACGACAGTGTCGGGGAACTGTTGCGGGCGCTCAAAGGCGCGGGCGTCACCCATACGCCGGGGACAAAGGCGGGGAGCCCGGCCCGGTATCGGGAATTCGTGCGGTATTATGAAAACCGTTTCGGCGGGGATGCGGGTATCCGGGCGACCTACGCGACGCTTTATGTACGCGGCCGCCGCGCCCTCGGCGCATCCTGA
- a CDS encoding alpha/beta hydrolase — MAALAQSGGTVLAGWSTGAHMIVKHAATLLPRFERVVLFAPFARFGDSLPGRITRAMAAGMAADAEATVRSFWKNCGVPGEPVWNPDWASPLAVGLDYLLRSEATSGPVAAGNVTVFHGDADRIVRRPAVRQALALLEGANFREFSGGHYPDPAVLGTALSR, encoded by the coding sequence GTGGCCGCACTCGCCCAAAGCGGCGGTACGGTGCTGGCCGGCTGGTCCACGGGCGCGCACATGATCGTGAAGCACGCGGCAACGCTTTTGCCCCGCTTTGAGCGGGTGGTGCTGTTCGCGCCCTTTGCCCGCTTCGGCGACAGCCTGCCCGGACGCATCACCAGGGCCATGGCCGCCGGCATGGCCGCCGATGCCGAGGCCACGGTACGGTCGTTCTGGAAAAACTGCGGCGTGCCGGGCGAACCGGTCTGGAATCCCGACTGGGCTTCCCCCCTCGCTGTCGGGCTCGATTACCTGCTTCGCTCCGAGGCCACGTCCGGGCCGGTTGCGGCCGGCAACGTCACGGTCTTTCACGGCGACGCGGACCGCATCGTGCGACGCCCGGCCGTACGGCAAGCCCTGGCCCTGCTCGAGGGCGCGAACTTCCGGGAATTTTCCGGCGGACACTACCCCGATCCGGCGGTGCTCGGCACCGCGCTTTCCCGATGA
- the bioF gene encoding 8-amino-7-oxononanoate synthase, with protein MSTSFFGKHIVPEAAKLRNSDSFRTIPPIDDGAAREILYSGTRLLNLASNNYLGLSAHPDLIEASVKALTRHGCSSGASRLVTGNFALAETLEAELATFKYQEAALVTGSGYAANLTVFSALADRHTVVFSDRLNHASIIDGIRLSGARLVRYRHLDMEHLEKLLERERQVDKKIIVTDTVFSMDGDVAPLARIVELGKAHGALVVVDEAHATGVIGRGRGLSAALGLSDDVDVHVGTLSKALGSQGGFIAARVETIELLRNRGRAFIFSTALPPAVLGASLAALRHIKSNPGDGARLMRMAKEIRDHLGGLGFDTMGSTTQIIPVACGRNRVALHAQALLMAEGLLVAAVRPPTVPNGTARLRLSLRADLTRDDLKRIRLGFSRLRVSFFP; from the coding sequence ATGAGCACTTCCTTTTTCGGCAAACATATCGTGCCCGAGGCGGCCAAGCTTCGCAACTCGGACAGCTTCCGGACCATCCCGCCGATCGATGACGGCGCGGCCCGGGAAATCCTCTATTCCGGCACGCGGCTCCTCAATCTCGCCTCCAACAACTACCTCGGCCTGTCCGCGCATCCGGACCTCATCGAGGCGTCGGTCAAGGCGCTCACGCGCCATGGCTGTTCCTCCGGGGCTTCGCGGCTGGTCACGGGCAACTTCGCCCTGGCCGAAACCCTGGAAGCGGAACTGGCCACGTTCAAATATCAGGAAGCCGCGCTGGTGACCGGCAGCGGCTACGCCGCCAATCTGACCGTTTTTTCCGCCCTGGCCGACCGGCACACCGTGGTCTTCTCCGACCGCCTCAACCACGCGAGCATCATCGACGGCATACGCCTGTCCGGCGCCCGGCTCGTGCGCTACCGCCATCTGGACATGGAGCATCTGGAAAAGCTGCTCGAGCGGGAAAGGCAGGTCGACAAGAAGATCATCGTCACGGACACGGTCTTCAGCATGGACGGCGACGTGGCTCCCTTAGCGCGGATCGTCGAGCTTGGCAAAGCCCACGGGGCGCTGGTGGTCGTGGACGAGGCCCACGCCACCGGGGTGATCGGCCGGGGCCGGGGCCTTTCCGCCGCGCTCGGGCTCTCCGACGACGTGGACGTCCATGTGGGCACCTTGAGCAAGGCGCTCGGGTCCCAAGGCGGCTTTATCGCCGCCCGGGTGGAGACCATCGAGCTTTTGCGCAACCGGGGCCGCGCGTTCATATTTTCCACCGCCCTGCCGCCGGCGGTCCTGGGCGCGTCCCTGGCGGCGCTGCGGCACATCAAGTCCAACCCCGGCGACGGGGCGCGGCTGATGCGCATGGCCAAGGAGATCCGCGACCACTTGGGCGGCCTGGGATTCGACACCATGGGCTCCACCACCCAGATCATTCCCGTGGCTTGCGGCCGCAACCGGGTGGCCTTGCACGCCCAGGCGCTCCTTATGGCCGAGGGGCTGCTCGTGGCGGCGGTACGCCCGCCGACCGTTCCCAACGGCACGGCCCGCCTTCGCCTGTCGCTACGCGCCGACCTCACGCGCGATGACTTAAAACGCATCCGGCTCGGCTTTTCCAGGCTCCGCGTCTCGTTTTTTCCATGA
- the bioA gene encoding adenosylmethionine--8-amino-7-oxononanoate transaminase: MPFGSGKQAMPIWHPCTQMKDHESYPPVFMDRGQGIYLYDREGNAYIDAISSWWVNLFGHANPRIVRAVTEQLTRLEHVIFADVTHAPAEELAARLLAIATEGLTRVFFADNGSCAVEAALKMSHASWRNLGHPEKCRFLFLANGYHGETSGALGVCGDRLYAAPFAPLFVEQIEVSGPDCFNCPYGRVREGCDAPCFGAMQEAIDAHKDVLSGVIVEPLVQCAGNFRMYPPAYLAKLRQATTEAGIHFIADEIAVGFGRTGTMFACEQAGVSPDFMCLSKGITSGTLPLSVVLTTDAVFDAFYHDYVEDKAFLHSHSYTGNPLACAAACATLRIFEEDDVIAANRAKIDYLHTAVRERFAGYRHTVDIRSTGWITAVELYADPERRIPFDWKARTGFRIYQEAKKRGAWLRNLCDIVYFMPPYVITLEEIDKLADIALDSVKAVLG; encoded by the coding sequence ATGCCATTTGGTTCCGGGAAACAGGCCATGCCGATCTGGCATCCCTGCACCCAAATGAAGGATCACGAAAGTTATCCTCCCGTCTTTATGGATCGGGGTCAAGGGATTTACCTCTACGACCGTGAGGGAAACGCCTATATCGACGCCATTTCCTCGTGGTGGGTGAACCTCTTCGGCCATGCCAACCCGCGTATCGTCCGGGCCGTGACCGAACAGCTTACCCGCCTGGAACACGTCATTTTCGCCGATGTCACCCATGCCCCGGCCGAGGAATTGGCCGCCCGTCTGCTGGCCATCGCCACCGAAGGTTTGACCCGGGTTTTTTTTGCGGACAACGGATCGTGCGCGGTGGAGGCGGCGCTCAAAATGAGCCATGCCTCTTGGCGCAACCTGGGCCATCCCGAAAAATGCCGGTTCCTTTTCCTCGCCAACGGTTACCACGGCGAGACGTCCGGGGCGCTCGGGGTCTGCGGCGACAGGCTGTATGCCGCGCCCTTTGCGCCGCTTTTCGTGGAGCAGATCGAGGTGTCCGGCCCGGATTGCTTCAACTGTCCCTACGGCCGCGTCCGCGAAGGCTGCGACGCGCCGTGCTTTGGCGCCATGCAGGAGGCCATCGACGCCCACAAGGACGTGCTTTCCGGCGTCATCGTCGAGCCGTTGGTCCAGTGCGCCGGCAATTTCCGCATGTACCCGCCGGCCTACCTGGCCAAGCTGCGCCAGGCCACGACCGAGGCCGGCATCCATTTCATCGCCGACGAGATCGCGGTGGGATTCGGCCGCACGGGCACCATGTTCGCCTGCGAGCAGGCGGGCGTGTCGCCGGATTTCATGTGCCTGTCCAAAGGCATCACCAGCGGCACGCTGCCCCTGTCCGTGGTGCTGACCACCGACGCGGTCTTTGACGCCTTTTACCACGATTACGTGGAGGACAAGGCGTTTTTGCACTCCCACAGCTACACCGGCAATCCGCTGGCCTGCGCGGCGGCCTGCGCCACGCTTCGCATCTTCGAGGAGGACGACGTCATCGCGGCCAACCGGGCCAAGATCGACTACCTTCACACGGCGGTGCGTGAGCGCTTCGCCGGCTACCGGCACACGGTGGACATCCGCTCCACGGGTTGGATCACGGCGGTGGAGCTCTATGCCGATCCCGAACGCAGGATTCCCTTCGACTGGAAGGCGCGCACGGGCTTTCGCATCTACCAGGAGGCGAAAAAGCGGGGGGCCTGGCTGCGAAACCTGTGCGACATCGTCTACTTCATGCCGCCCTACGTCATTACCCTTGAGGAGATCGACAAACTGGCCGACATCGCCCTCGATTCGGTCAAGGCGGTTTTGGGATGA
- the bioD gene encoding dethiobiotin synthase: MKGYLITGTGTGIGKSFFSAFLTENLLKRGRTVRYVKPVATGYPEDDDAAFVVARTGLAREDAVTLYTAAEPASPCFVFDPFPFEECVSRIQAMPDDRDVLLVETAGGIGVPLATRRYNYHFGLSLGLAVLLVVPNRLGCLSDSIVYGHFILRHKMDFAGIVLNDHFAESPRHADRNAAELESEFPGKVVARYDVTGLTFTAVPGLDGEAGEG; the protein is encoded by the coding sequence ATGAAAGGCTATCTGATCACAGGGACGGGCACGGGCATCGGCAAGTCGTTTTTCTCGGCCTTTCTCACCGAGAATCTTCTTAAGCGGGGCAGGACCGTGCGCTACGTCAAGCCCGTGGCCACGGGCTACCCCGAGGACGACGACGCGGCTTTCGTGGTCGCCCGAACCGGGCTGGCCAGGGAAGACGCCGTCACGCTCTACACGGCGGCCGAGCCGGCCTCGCCCTGTTTCGTGTTCGACCCCTTTCCCTTCGAGGAGTGCGTCTCGCGTATCCAGGCCATGCCCGACGATCGCGACGTGCTGCTCGTGGAAACGGCCGGCGGCATCGGCGTGCCGCTTGCCACCCGGCGCTACAACTACCACTTCGGCCTGTCGCTGGGGCTTGCGGTGCTCCTTGTCGTTCCCAACCGCCTGGGCTGCCTGTCCGACTCCATCGTCTACGGCCATTTCATCCTGCGCCACAAGATGGACTTCGCTGGTATCGTCTTAAACGACCATTTTGCTGAGTCCCCGCGTCATGCCGACCGCAATGCGGCGGAGCTTGAAAGCGAGTTTCCCGGCAAGGTGGTGGCCCGTTACGATGTCACGGGGCTTACCTTCACGGCGGTTCCCGGTCTTGACGGGGAAGCGGGAGAGGGCTAG
- a CDS encoding 2-amino-3,7-dideoxy-D-threo-hept-6-ulosonate synthase codes for MTIGKSIRLERIVNRDTGRTIIVPLDHGVSVGPIDGIADMREAVTNIVSGGANAVLMHKGVVRCGHRARGRDVGLIIHLSASTDLSPFPNAKTLVCTVEEAIKLGADAVSVHVNLGDETEARMLDDLGRVTEAAASWSVPVLAMMYARGPKIKNQFDADVVAHCARVGNELGADIVKVPYTGDPESFARVVAGCCVPVVIAGGPKVDSRRALLEMIADSVAAGGAGLSVGRNVFQDPDPAKLLAAVTAIVHKGAGVDAAMESLTRE; via the coding sequence ATGACCATCGGCAAATCCATCCGTTTGGAGCGCATCGTCAACCGCGACACTGGCCGCACCATCATCGTGCCGCTGGACCACGGCGTATCCGTCGGCCCCATCGACGGCATCGCCGATATGCGCGAGGCTGTTACCAACATCGTGTCCGGCGGGGCCAACGCGGTGCTCATGCACAAGGGCGTGGTGCGCTGCGGCCACCGGGCGCGCGGTCGCGACGTGGGGCTCATCATCCACCTTTCGGCCAGCACCGACCTGTCGCCCTTTCCCAACGCCAAGACGCTGGTATGCACGGTGGAGGAGGCGATAAAGCTCGGGGCCGACGCCGTGTCCGTGCATGTGAACCTCGGCGACGAAACCGAGGCGCGCATGCTCGACGACCTCGGCCGGGTGACCGAGGCCGCGGCCTCCTGGAGCGTGCCGGTTCTGGCCATGATGTATGCCCGGGGCCCCAAAATCAAAAACCAGTTCGACGCCGATGTGGTGGCGCATTGCGCCCGGGTCGGCAACGAGCTGGGGGCGGACATCGTCAAAGTGCCCTACACCGGCGATCCGGAAAGTTTCGCCAGGGTTGTGGCCGGCTGCTGCGTGCCTGTGGTCATTGCCGGCGGGCCGAAGGTCGACTCGCGGCGGGCGCTTTTGGAAATGATCGCGGACAGTGTGGCGGCCGGCGGAGCGGGGCTGTCGGTCGGGCGCAACGTTTTCCAGGACCCGGACCCGGCGAAGCTGCTGGCGGCGGTGACGGCCATTGTGCACAAGGGGGCCGGGGTGGATGCGGCCATGGAGTCGCTCACGCGGGAATGA
- a CDS encoding glucosyltransferase domain-containing protein: MTVMYNEKNDFIAWVMSKKNIFILFFILNVLAFSAVLRANYPYRDDVRVVLNNNEEWHQSGRLFSYILSEIYYFGMQADSSPFFQVTAIFVLSLAGLSLLYCFKKDSNCLYLLCFMPICLSPYILESLSYKFCSLWVAISVFILVMPFVALRSVENKKLVFGAAFAAVFLALNTYQPSFGVFLCIFVYSLLVCLRGDEENRFFRRGQFFLALGALTALAAYFVEIKYFFPVTSQWGKSHSAMSGGDLSRLQVFIRNSIVYYHYLMSDWNKSIFEYVLIVNIYVMIIVSIRKIFLKNNMLNGVLKSIAFIIMLFFLTIAPLFCTTFFVKSSLRSKNISCCRSGILLYIV; this comes from the coding sequence ATGACAGTAATGTATAATGAGAAAAATGATTTCATTGCCTGGGTGATGTCGAAAAAAAATATTTTTATCCTTTTTTTTATCCTTAATGTGTTGGCTTTTTCAGCAGTGCTGCGTGCGAATTATCCGTATAGGGATGATGTTAGAGTTGTTTTAAATAATAATGAGGAATGGCATCAAAGTGGAAGATTGTTTTCATATATACTTTCAGAAATATACTATTTTGGAATGCAGGCAGACTCTTCTCCTTTCTTTCAAGTTACCGCCATATTTGTATTGTCGTTGGCCGGCTTGTCTCTTCTCTACTGTTTTAAGAAGGACAGTAACTGTTTATATCTTCTTTGCTTTATGCCGATTTGTCTGTCGCCGTATATTCTTGAAAGTTTATCATATAAGTTTTGTTCGTTATGGGTGGCGATTTCTGTTTTCATTCTGGTTATGCCCTTTGTCGCATTACGATCTGTCGAGAACAAGAAGTTGGTGTTTGGGGCAGCATTTGCAGCTGTATTTTTGGCGTTGAATACGTATCAACCATCTTTTGGAGTTTTTCTTTGTATTTTTGTTTATAGCCTGTTGGTCTGTCTGAGAGGTGATGAGGAGAATCGATTCTTTCGACGTGGCCAATTTTTTTTAGCACTTGGTGCCTTGACTGCGCTTGCGGCGTATTTTGTCGAGATAAAGTACTTTTTCCCTGTTACTTCACAGTGGGGGAAAAGTCATTCCGCAATGTCTGGCGGTGACTTGAGCCGCCTTCAGGTTTTTATTAGAAATAGTATTGTGTATTATCACTACTTGATGTCAGATTGGAATAAATCCATTTTTGAGTATGTTTTGATTGTGAACATTTACGTGATGATTATTGTGTCTATAAGAAAAATTTTTCTCAAAAACAATATGCTGAATGGAGTGCTCAAGAGTATCGCTTTTATTATCATGCTTTTTTTTCTGACCATTGCACCACTTTTTTGTACAACTTTTTTTGTTAAATCCAGTTTACGCTCCAAGAACATTTCTTGCTGTCGGAGCGGCATTCTCCTTTATATTGTTTGA
- a CDS encoding aminotransferase class I/II-fold pyridoxal phosphate-dependent enzyme → MKKFARMERLPPYVFATVNELKMQMRRRNEDVIDLGMGNPDLPTPPHIVEKLIEAAQKPANHRYSASRGIKGLRNAISGWYKRRFDVDIDPETEAVVTLGAKEGMAHLALVMLSPGDVVFATDPSYPIHPYSCIIAGADVRRIPISCDSDFFEDLLLATRQTWPQPKLLIISFPHNPTTATVDLDFFQRIVDFAKEHDMMVIHDFAYADYGLDGYQPPSFLQAKGAKDVGVEFFSMSKSYSMAGWRVGYCCGNQEMVHALTRIKSYLDYGMFQPIQIAASVALNGPQECVAEIRNVYQDRRDALIEGLCRAGWMVPAPNSTMFVWAKIPEEFAHMKSVEFSKLLLREGSVAVSPGLGFGHFGDDHVRFSLVENRHRINQATRNIKKVLSG, encoded by the coding sequence ATGAAAAAGTTCGCGCGTATGGAGCGCCTGCCGCCATACGTCTTTGCCACCGTCAATGAGCTGAAAATGCAGATGCGGCGGCGAAACGAAGACGTCATCGACCTCGGCATGGGCAATCCCGACTTGCCCACGCCCCCGCACATCGTCGAAAAGTTGATCGAGGCGGCCCAAAAGCCCGCCAACCACCGCTATTCGGCCTCGCGCGGCATCAAGGGCCTGCGAAACGCCATCTCCGGCTGGTACAAGCGCCGCTTCGACGTGGACATCGACCCCGAAACCGAAGCAGTGGTCACCCTGGGCGCCAAGGAAGGCATGGCCCACCTGGCTCTGGTCATGCTCTCCCCGGGCGACGTCGTTTTCGCCACCGACCCGTCCTATCCCATCCACCCCTATTCCTGCATCATCGCCGGGGCGGACGTGCGGCGCATTCCCATCAGCTGCGACAGCGACTTCTTCGAAGACCTGCTCCTGGCCACCCGACAGACCTGGCCGCAGCCGAAACTGCTTATCATCTCCTTTCCGCACAACCCCACCACGGCCACCGTGGACCTCGATTTTTTTCAGCGCATCGTGGATTTCGCCAAGGAACACGACATGATGGTGATCCACGACTTCGCTTATGCCGATTACGGCCTGGACGGCTACCAGCCGCCGAGCTTCTTGCAGGCCAAAGGCGCCAAGGACGTGGGCGTGGAATTTTTTTCCATGAGCAAAAGCTACTCCATGGCCGGGTGGCGCGTCGGCTACTGCTGCGGCAACCAGGAAATGGTCCATGCGCTCACCCGCATCAAGAGTTATCTGGATTACGGCATGTTCCAGCCCATCCAGATCGCCGCCTCGGTGGCGTTAAACGGCCCCCAGGAGTGCGTCGCCGAGATCAGAAACGTCTACCAGGACCGCCGGGACGCGCTGATCGAAGGCCTTTGCCGCGCCGGCTGGATGGTGCCCGCGCCCAATTCCACCATGTTCGTGTGGGCCAAGATTCCCGAAGAGTTCGCCCATATGAAATCCGTGGAATTCTCCAAGCTGCTGTTGCGCGAAGGCTCCGTCGCCGTTTCGCCGGGACTCGGCTTCGGCCACTTCGGCGACGACCATGTCCGCTTTTCGTTGGTGGAAAACAGGCACCGCATCAACCAGGCCACACGGAACATCAAAAAAGTGCTTTCAGGGTAG
- a CDS encoding homoserine dehydrogenase, giving the protein MHNDKRPVRIGLAGLGTVGSGLVAIVARNADWIERRLGRPIVLTKVLVRDLAKPRAVALPPDVGLTADPDALVTDPDIDIVVELMGGTGAAYDLIRRALLAGKHVVTANKALLAERGPELFALAAEKGLGLYYEASCAGAIPIVATLKESLAGNRIVSIIGILNGTANYILSSMSDKGLTFAAALRQAQEKGYAEADPTLDIEGIDAAHKLILLIRLAYGQNLPLAKLPVAGITKVTTEDIRFAGEFGYTIKLIGQVHEVEGRLSAGVSPMLVHKDYLLASVNGAFNAVRVEGDASGPIILHGKGAGDLPTGSAVLGDIMALAREGMIPNNTGFLVEPLPEASQPDPEDAVCPHYIHFTVKDQAGVMAAISKSMGVHGVSIRQAVQKGDPEDGYVPIVFLTHEATERAIKGVLEDAAAMPFIKPGTVHFRVL; this is encoded by the coding sequence ATGCACAACGACAAACGCCCCGTTCGTATAGGTCTGGCCGGGCTCGGCACTGTCGGGTCCGGCCTTGTGGCCATTGTCGCGCGTAACGCCGACTGGATCGAACGCCGCCTCGGACGTCCCATCGTCCTGACCAAGGTGCTGGTGCGCGACCTCGCCAAGCCGCGGGCCGTGGCGCTGCCGCCCGATGTCGGGCTGACAGCCGATCCCGATGCCTTGGTCACGGACCCGGACATCGACATCGTGGTCGAACTCATGGGCGGCACCGGCGCGGCCTATGACCTGATCCGTCGCGCTCTTCTGGCCGGCAAGCATGTGGTCACGGCCAACAAGGCGCTTTTGGCCGAGCGCGGCCCCGAACTTTTCGCCTTGGCGGCCGAAAAGGGGCTGGGATTGTACTATGAGGCCAGCTGCGCCGGGGCCATCCCCATCGTGGCCACCCTCAAGGAATCCCTGGCCGGCAACCGCATCGTCAGCATCATCGGCATTTTAAACGGTACGGCCAACTACATATTAAGCAGCATGAGCGACAAGGGTCTGACCTTTGCCGCGGCGCTGCGCCAGGCCCAGGAGAAAGGCTACGCCGAGGCCGACCCGACTCTCGACATCGAGGGCATCGACGCGGCCCACAAGCTCATTTTGCTGATCCGGCTCGCCTACGGGCAGAATCTGCCCCTGGCCAAGCTCCCCGTGGCGGGCATCACCAAGGTCACGACCGAGGACATCCGTTTCGCCGGCGAGTTCGGCTACACGATCAAGCTCATCGGCCAGGTCCACGAGGTCGAAGGCCGGCTCTCCGCCGGGGTGAGCCCCATGCTCGTGCACAAGGACTACCTGCTCGCCAGCGTCAATGGAGCCTTTAACGCCGTGCGCGTGGAGGGCGACGCCTCCGGACCCATCATCCTGCACGGCAAGGGGGCCGGCGACCTGCCCACGGGCAGTGCTGTTTTGGGCGACATCATGGCTCTCGCCCGTGAAGGCATGATTCCCAACAACACCGGCTTTCTGGTCGAACCCTTGCCCGAGGCCAGCCAGCCCGACCCCGAAGACGCGGTCTGTCCCCATTATATCCACTTCACGGTCAAGGATCAGGCCGGCGTCATGGCCGCCATTTCCAAGTCCATGGGCGTGCACGGGGTCAGCATCCGCCAGGCGGTGCAGAAGGGCGATCCCGAGGACGGCTATGTGCCGATCGTTTTCCTCACCCACGAGGCCACCGAACGCGCCATCAAAGGCGTGCTGGAAGACGCCGCCGCCATGCCGTTCATCAAACCCGGCACGGTGCATTTCAGGGTATTGTAG